From Synechococcus sp. A10-1-5-1, a single genomic window includes:
- the groL gene encoding chaperonin GroEL (60 kDa chaperone family; promotes refolding of misfolded polypeptides especially under stressful conditions; forms two stacked rings of heptamers to form a barrel-shaped 14mer; ends can be capped by GroES; misfolded proteins enter the barrel where they are refolded when GroES binds), producing MAKRIIYNEQARRALEKGIDILAESVAVTLGPKGRNVVLEKKFGAPQIINDGVTIAKEIELEDHIENTGVALIRQAASKTNDAAGDGTTTATVLAHAMVKSGLRNVAAGANAITLKKGIDKAAEFLVEKIKENAKPISDSNAIAQVGTISAGNDEEVGRMIADAMDKVGKEGVISLEEGKSMTTELEVTEGMRFDKGYISPYFATDTERMEAVLEEPYILLTDKKIGLVQDLVPVLEQIARTGKPLLIIAEDIEKEALATLVVNRLRGVLNVAAVKAPGFGDRRKAMLEDIAVLTNGQLITEDAGLKLENTKLEMLGTARRITINKDTTTIVAEGNEVAVKARCEQIRKQMDETDSTYDKEKLQERLAKLSGGVAVVKVGAATETEMKDKKLRLEDAINATKAAVEEGIVPGGGTTLAHLAPALDQWAASNLSGEELIGATIVASALTAPLKRIAENAGVNGSVVAEHVKNKPFNEGYNAATGEYVDMLAAGIVDPAKVTRSGLQNAASIAGMVLTTECIVADMPEKKEAAPAGGGMGGGDFDY from the coding sequence ATGGCTAAGCGCATTATTTACAACGAGCAGGCTCGCCGCGCTCTGGAAAAAGGCATCGACATCCTGGCTGAGTCCGTTGCCGTGACCCTGGGCCCCAAGGGCCGCAACGTCGTCCTCGAGAAGAAGTTCGGCGCTCCTCAGATCATCAATGACGGTGTCACCATCGCCAAAGAGATCGAGCTCGAGGACCACATCGAGAACACCGGTGTTGCCCTGATTCGTCAGGCCGCCTCCAAGACCAACGATGCCGCCGGTGACGGCACCACCACCGCGACCGTCCTGGCCCACGCCATGGTCAAGTCCGGTCTGCGCAACGTCGCTGCTGGCGCCAACGCCATCACCCTGAAGAAGGGCATCGACAAGGCCGCTGAATTCCTGGTCGAGAAGATCAAGGAGAACGCCAAGCCCATCAGCGACTCCAACGCCATCGCCCAGGTCGGCACCATCTCCGCTGGCAACGACGAGGAAGTCGGCCGGATGATCGCCGATGCCATGGACAAGGTTGGCAAAGAGGGTGTGATCTCCCTCGAGGAAGGCAAGTCGATGACCACCGAGCTGGAGGTCACCGAGGGCATGCGCTTTGACAAGGGCTACATCTCCCCTTACTTCGCCACCGACACCGAGCGGATGGAAGCGGTTCTGGAAGAGCCCTACATCCTGCTGACCGACAAGAAGATCGGTCTGGTCCAGGATCTGGTGCCCGTGCTCGAGCAGATCGCCCGCACCGGCAAGCCTCTGCTGATCATTGCTGAGGACATCGAGAAGGAAGCCCTGGCCACCCTCGTGGTGAACCGTCTGCGTGGCGTCCTGAACGTGGCCGCTGTGAAGGCCCCTGGCTTCGGCGATCGCCGTAAGGCCATGCTCGAGGACATCGCTGTCCTGACCAACGGTCAGCTGATCACCGAGGACGCCGGCCTCAAGCTGGAGAACACCAAGCTGGAGATGCTGGGCACCGCCCGCCGCATCACCATCAACAAGGACACCACCACCATCGTCGCCGAAGGCAACGAGGTGGCCGTGAAGGCCCGCTGCGAGCAGATCCGCAAGCAGATGGACGAAACGGACTCCACCTACGACAAGGAGAAGCTGCAGGAGCGTCTGGCCAAGCTCAGCGGCGGTGTGGCCGTGGTCAAGGTGGGTGCCGCCACCGAGACCGAGATGAAGGACAAGAAGCTGCGCCTGGAAGACGCCATCAACGCCACCAAGGCGGCCGTTGAAGAGGGCATCGTTCCTGGCGGTGGCACCACCCTGGCCCACCTGGCTCCTGCCCTCGATCAGTGGGCTGCCTCCAACCTCTCCGGCGAAGAGCTGATCGGCGCCACCATCGTGGCTTCCGCTCTCACGGCTCCCCTCAAGCGCATCGCTGAGAACGCTGGTGTGAACGGCTCCGTGGTGGCCGAGCACGTCAAGAACAAGCCCTTCAATGAGGGCTACAACGCCGCCACCGGCGAGTACGTGGACATGCTGGCTGCCGGCATTGTCGATCCCGCCAAGGTGACCCGCTCCGGTCTTCAGAACGCTGCCTCGATCGCAGGCATGGTTCTGACCACCGAGTGCATCGTGGCTGACATGCCCGAGAAGAAGGAAGCAGCTCCTGCCGGCGGCGGCATGGGCGGCGGCGACTTCGACTACTGA
- the groES gene encoding co-chaperone GroES: protein MAAVSLSVSTVKPLGDRIFIKVSESEEKTAGGILLPDSAKEKPQVGEVVQVGPGKRNDDGSRQAPEVSIGDKVLYSKYAGTDIKLGSDEYVLLSEKDILAVVS from the coding sequence ATGGCTGCTGTTTCCCTCAGCGTTTCCACCGTCAAGCCCCTCGGCGACCGCATCTTTATCAAGGTCTCCGAGTCCGAAGAGAAGACCGCCGGCGGCATCCTTCTGCCTGACTCCGCCAAAGAAAAGCCCCAGGTGGGCGAAGTGGTGCAGGTGGGCCCCGGCAAGCGCAACGACGATGGTTCCCGTCAGGCTCCTGAAGTGAGCATTGGCGACAAGGTCCTCTACAGCAAGTACGCCGGCACCGACATCAAGCTCGGCAGCGACGAGTACGTGCTCCTGTCTGAGAAGGACATCCTGGCTGTCGTCAGCTGA
- the pyrR gene encoding bifunctional pyr operon transcriptional regulator/uracil phosphoribosyltransferase PyrR translates to MAVDRVEILSAVELGRTLNRLASQVLESVDDSRDLVLLGIPTRGVALAEVLAQLLEQLAGHPVDCGSVDPTFHRDDLDRVGTRLVAPTSLPSSLDGKEVLLVDDVVFTGRTVRAALEALQAWGRPRRVSLLAMVDRGHRELPIQPDFCGRVVPTNRQELIALCLKGIDGEEGVFLLKGEPED, encoded by the coding sequence ATGGCAGTCGATCGCGTTGAAATCTTGTCCGCGGTTGAGTTGGGAAGGACCCTGAATCGTCTGGCCTCCCAGGTATTGGAGAGCGTCGATGACAGCCGCGATCTGGTGCTGTTGGGGATTCCCACCCGGGGGGTGGCCTTGGCTGAGGTCCTGGCCCAATTGCTCGAGCAGCTCGCGGGCCATCCTGTGGACTGCGGCAGTGTCGATCCCACCTTTCACCGGGATGACCTGGATCGGGTGGGCACCCGCCTGGTGGCACCCACCTCTTTGCCCTCCAGCCTCGATGGCAAAGAGGTGCTGCTGGTCGACGACGTGGTCTTCACGGGGCGCACCGTGCGGGCCGCCCTGGAGGCGCTGCAGGCCTGGGGGCGTCCCCGCCGCGTCTCACTGCTGGCGATGGTGGATCGCGGTCACAGGGAGTTACCGATTCAGCCCGACTTCTGCGGTCGGGTGGTTCCCACGAATCGGCAGGAGCTCATTGCTCTTTGCCTCAAGGGCATCGATGGGGAGGAAGGGGTGTTCCTGTTGAAAGGGGAGCCCGAGGACTGA
- a CDS encoding Hsp70 family protein produces MAGTLAIDLGSTTTVVAHQGASDQAARLLPLPPFSSADPVAIPSLIWLTERDASQPLIGRQVVEGGFLECEGPQLQRDFKRLIAQPSSEANHSWLTPEQSGRLLLEQIWSHLPEDLAPDRLVLTAPIDGYRGYRQWLLEAVEAMDVPDVALVDEPTAAAIGAGLAPGSRVLVVDVGGGTTDLSLVALPGGEGRAAPIAQLLRFGGRNLNSSQQTLRTAEVLGKAGLAIGGRDLDHWIAAHLCPDLPHPPRGLLQVCERLKCELSAQEEALALWTPAGVSNAIPLRLQRADLEQLLEDQGLLSLLDELLETVLAAARAAGVQSEDIDAILPVGGSAQIPLIRQWLQQRLPGTPLRGSRPVEAVALGALSLTPGVRIKDVLSQGVSLRCWDQRSAEHRWHPLFMAGQSWPIEQPLVIRLSCSEAEQNALELVLGEPQAEERSEVVFVDGLPVLRRKSAGAARVKAWAQTPIQIPLTPCGTPGEDRMELRFWIDSACHLQVESLDLQTQTRQSAMDLGAIR; encoded by the coding sequence ATGGCCGGCACCCTTGCCATTGACCTCGGCAGCACCACCACGGTGGTGGCCCATCAAGGCGCCAGCGATCAGGCCGCCCGCCTTCTGCCCCTGCCGCCCTTCAGCAGCGCGGATCCCGTGGCCATCCCCAGCCTGATCTGGCTGACCGAGCGGGACGCCAGTCAGCCCCTGATTGGTCGGCAAGTCGTTGAAGGGGGCTTCCTGGAATGCGAAGGGCCCCAACTGCAGCGGGATTTCAAACGCCTCATTGCCCAACCCAGCAGCGAGGCCAATCACAGTTGGCTCACGCCGGAACAAAGCGGACGCTTGCTGCTCGAGCAGATCTGGTCCCATCTGCCGGAGGATCTCGCACCGGATCGCCTGGTGCTGACCGCCCCGATTGATGGCTATCGGGGCTACCGCCAATGGCTGCTGGAGGCCGTCGAGGCCATGGACGTCCCGGATGTGGCCTTGGTCGATGAACCCACCGCTGCGGCCATCGGCGCGGGCCTTGCCCCAGGCAGCCGCGTCCTGGTGGTCGATGTCGGAGGGGGGACCACCGATCTATCGCTGGTGGCGCTTCCCGGGGGCGAAGGACGGGCCGCCCCCATCGCCCAATTGCTGCGCTTTGGCGGGCGCAACCTCAACAGCAGCCAGCAAACGCTGCGGACCGCAGAGGTCCTGGGAAAAGCCGGGCTGGCGATCGGTGGACGCGATCTGGACCACTGGATCGCCGCTCACCTCTGCCCTGACCTGCCCCATCCGCCACGGGGACTGCTGCAGGTCTGCGAACGGCTCAAATGCGAGCTCAGCGCTCAGGAGGAAGCCCTCGCCCTTTGGACCCCCGCGGGAGTATCCAACGCGATCCCCCTGCGCCTGCAGCGAGCGGACCTCGAACAATTGCTGGAGGACCAAGGGCTCTTGAGCCTGCTGGATGAACTGCTGGAGACCGTCCTGGCCGCCGCCCGGGCCGCGGGCGTCCAAAGCGAGGACATCGACGCGATCCTGCCGGTTGGTGGCAGTGCCCAGATCCCTCTGATTCGCCAGTGGCTCCAGCAGCGACTCCCGGGCACGCCCCTGCGGGGGAGTCGTCCCGTTGAAGCCGTCGCCCTGGGGGCCTTGAGCCTGACCCCCGGAGTTCGCATCAAAGACGTCCTCAGCCAAGGGGTCTCCCTGCGCTGCTGGGATCAGCGCAGCGCGGAACACCGCTGGCACCCCCTCTTTATGGCTGGTCAGAGCTGGCCGATCGAGCAACCTCTCGTGATACGCCTCTCCTGCAGCGAAGCGGAACAGAACGCCTTGGAGTTGGTGCTCGGAGAGCCCCAGGCGGAAGAGCGCAGCGAGGTGGTCTTTGTCGATGGCCTCCCGGTTCTGCGCCGCAAAAGCGCAGGAGCCGCCAGGGTCAAAGCCTGGGCGCAAACACCGATCCAGATCCCCCTGACCCCCTGCGGCACCCCGGGGGAGGACCGCATGGAGCTGCGGTTCTGGATTGATTCGGCCTGTCACTTGCAAGTCGAAAGCCTGGATCTGCAAACCCAGACCCGCCAGAGCGCCATGGATTTGGGGGCCATCCGCTAG
- the atpD gene encoding F0F1 ATP synthase subunit beta: MAAATATGTKGIVRQVIGPVIDVEFPAGKLPKIYNALRIEGKNSAGQDVALTAEVQQLLGDHRVRAVAMSGTDGLVRGMDAIDTGASISVPVGEATLGRIFNVLGEPVDEQGPVNTTATAPIHREAPKLTDLETKPQVFETGIKVIDLLAPYRQGGKIGLFGGAGVGKTVLIQELINNIAKEHGGVSVFAGVGERTREGNDLYEEFKESGVINPDDLSKSKVALCYGQMNEPPGARMRVGLSALTMAEHFRDVNKQDVLLFVDNIFRFVQAGSEVSALLGRMPSAVGYQPTLGTDVGALQERITSTLEGSITSIQAVYVPADDLTDPAPATTFAHLDATTVLSRGLASKGIYPAVDPLDSTSTMLQPAVVGDEHYRTARAVQSTLQRYKELQDIIAILGLDELSEDDRRTVDRARKIEKFLSQPFFVAEIFTGMPGKYVKLEDTIKGFNMVLSGELDHLPEAAFYLVGNIDEVKAKAAKIQADAKG; the protein is encoded by the coding sequence ATGGCTGCTGCTACTGCCACCGGCACCAAAGGCATCGTCCGGCAGGTGATCGGACCGGTGATCGACGTTGAATTTCCGGCCGGCAAGCTGCCAAAGATCTACAACGCTCTCCGCATTGAGGGCAAAAATTCTGCTGGTCAAGACGTTGCTCTGACCGCAGAGGTTCAACAGCTGCTCGGCGACCACCGCGTGCGTGCCGTGGCCATGAGCGGCACCGACGGTCTGGTGCGTGGCATGGACGCCATCGACACCGGCGCCTCCATCTCCGTGCCTGTGGGTGAAGCCACCCTGGGCCGCATCTTCAACGTGCTCGGCGAGCCCGTTGACGAACAGGGTCCGGTGAACACCACCGCCACCGCCCCCATCCACCGCGAAGCTCCCAAGCTGACCGACCTCGAAACCAAGCCCCAGGTGTTCGAGACCGGCATCAAGGTGATCGACCTGCTGGCTCCCTATCGCCAGGGCGGCAAGATCGGCCTGTTCGGTGGTGCCGGCGTGGGCAAAACCGTGCTGATCCAGGAGCTGATCAACAACATCGCCAAAGAGCACGGCGGTGTCTCGGTGTTCGCTGGCGTGGGCGAGCGCACCCGTGAAGGCAACGACCTCTACGAGGAATTCAAGGAATCGGGCGTGATCAACCCCGATGACCTGTCCAAGTCGAAGGTGGCCCTTTGCTACGGCCAGATGAACGAGCCCCCCGGCGCCCGCATGCGCGTGGGTCTCTCGGCTCTGACCATGGCTGAGCACTTCCGCGATGTGAACAAGCAGGACGTGCTGCTGTTCGTCGACAACATTTTCCGCTTCGTGCAGGCCGGTTCTGAGGTCTCAGCTCTGCTGGGCCGCATGCCTTCGGCTGTGGGCTACCAGCCCACCCTCGGTACCGACGTGGGTGCTCTCCAGGAGCGCATCACCTCGACCCTGGAAGGCTCGATCACCTCGATTCAGGCTGTGTACGTCCCTGCGGACGACCTGACCGACCCCGCACCGGCAACCACCTTCGCCCACCTGGACGCCACCACCGTGCTCAGCCGCGGTCTGGCCTCCAAGGGCATTTACCCCGCTGTGGATCCCCTTGATTCCACCAGCACCATGCTCCAGCCCGCCGTTGTGGGCGATGAGCACTACCGCACCGCCCGCGCTGTGCAGTCCACCCTGCAGCGCTACAAGGAGCTCCAGGACATCATCGCGATTCTCGGTCTGGACGAACTGTCCGAAGACGACCGTCGCACCGTGGACCGCGCCCGCAAGATCGAGAAGTTCCTCTCCCAGCCCTTCTTCGTGGCTGAGATCTTCACCGGCATGCCCGGCAAGTACGTGAAGCTTGAGGACACCATCAAGGGCTTCAACATGGTGCTCTCTGGTGAACTGGACCACCTCCCCGAGGCTGCCTTCTATCTGGTGGGCAACATCGACGAAGTGAAGGCAAAGGCTGCCAAGATCCAAGCCGACGCCAAAGGTTGA
- the msrB gene encoding peptide-methionine (R)-S-oxide reductase MsrB: MTRRGLLASLALLVGGKPAEAAAKAGDPQWQLSDAQWKQRLSPAAYQVLRQEGTERPFSSPLNDEKRAGVFHCAGCDLPLFSSKAKYDSGTGWPSFWEPLANAIGTSVDFKLIVPRTEYHCQRCGGHQGHVFNDGPRPTGKRYCNNGVALSFKANA, encoded by the coding sequence ATGACACGACGGGGACTGCTCGCCTCCTTGGCCCTTCTGGTGGGCGGCAAACCAGCGGAAGCGGCCGCCAAAGCCGGTGATCCGCAGTGGCAACTCAGCGACGCCCAGTGGAAACAACGCCTGTCGCCAGCGGCCTATCAGGTCTTGCGACAAGAGGGCACCGAGCGCCCTTTCTCCAGCCCCCTGAACGATGAAAAACGCGCCGGCGTGTTCCACTGCGCCGGCTGCGATCTTCCGCTGTTCAGCTCCAAGGCGAAATACGACAGCGGCACCGGCTGGCCCAGCTTCTGGGAGCCGCTGGCCAATGCCATCGGCACCAGCGTCGATTTCAAGTTGATCGTGCCCCGCACGGAATACCACTGCCAGCGCTGCGGCGGCCATCAAGGCCACGTCTTCAATGACGGCCCTCGCCCCACCGGCAAGCGCTACTGCAACAACGGCGTGGCACTGAGCTTTAAGGCCAACGCCTAA
- the gpmI gene encoding 2,3-bisphosphoglycerate-independent phosphoglycerate mutase → MLCILDGWGYRHDDIHNAIRAAQTPVMDALWHAYPHTLIEASGAEVGLPDEQMGNSEVGHLTIGAGRIIRQELVRISQAVRDGSIAENAELNALAYQLRSSGKTLHLIGLCSDGGVHSHIDHLGGLLQWAKARGLKEVCIHAITDGRDTPPQSAEPFLNTIEAQIEKAGIGRISTLCGRYWAMDRDSRWERTEKAYRLLTEDTEITEQSPQEVLRASYGDEIYDEFLEPTRLAQGAIQSGDGLVVFNFRPDRVRQLVKALVLDDFDGFERTFIPDLNVVTFTQYEAGLPVSVAFPPESLDGLLGQVVSEAGLRQFRTAETEKYPHVTYFMNGGIEQPYPGEDRHLVPSPRVATYDQAPAMSAEQLTDNCISAINKGIYSLVVINYANPDMVGHTGAMEATVEAIGAVDQSVGRLLEATNRMGGTLIVTADHGNAELMEGPDGLPWTAHTTNPVPVILVEGEKRKIPGHGTAVELRSGGGLADVAPTLLEILGLEQPSRMTGTSLITPLGSPSQPSRIPQTLGV, encoded by the coding sequence GTGCTGTGCATCCTGGACGGATGGGGCTACCGCCACGACGACATCCATAACGCTATCCGGGCTGCGCAAACGCCGGTCATGGATGCCCTCTGGCATGCCTATCCCCACACCCTGATCGAAGCCAGCGGCGCCGAAGTCGGCCTGCCGGACGAGCAGATGGGGAATTCGGAAGTCGGACACCTGACCATTGGGGCCGGACGGATTATTCGCCAGGAGTTGGTCCGCATTAGCCAGGCCGTTCGCGACGGCAGCATCGCTGAGAATGCTGAACTCAATGCCCTGGCCTATCAGCTACGGAGCAGCGGCAAGACACTGCACCTGATCGGACTGTGTTCCGACGGCGGGGTCCACAGCCACATCGATCACCTGGGCGGCCTGCTGCAATGGGCCAAAGCCCGCGGCCTCAAGGAGGTCTGCATTCACGCCATCACCGATGGCCGCGACACGCCTCCCCAGAGCGCTGAGCCGTTCCTCAACACGATCGAAGCCCAGATCGAAAAAGCGGGTATTGGCCGGATCAGCACCCTCTGCGGGCGTTATTGGGCCATGGACCGTGACAGCCGTTGGGAGCGAACTGAAAAGGCCTACCGCCTGCTCACCGAAGACACTGAGATCACCGAGCAATCGCCCCAGGAGGTGCTCCGCGCGTCCTACGGCGATGAGATCTACGACGAATTCCTCGAACCCACCCGCCTAGCCCAGGGAGCGATCCAGTCCGGGGACGGCCTGGTGGTGTTCAATTTTCGCCCCGACCGGGTCCGCCAGTTGGTCAAAGCCCTGGTGCTCGATGACTTCGATGGGTTTGAGCGGACCTTCATTCCCGACCTCAACGTCGTCACCTTCACCCAGTACGAAGCGGGACTACCGGTGAGCGTGGCCTTCCCACCCGAGTCCCTTGATGGACTGCTGGGTCAGGTGGTCTCGGAGGCCGGCCTGCGTCAGTTCCGGACCGCCGAAACCGAGAAATATCCCCACGTCACCTATTTCATGAACGGTGGCATCGAGCAGCCCTACCCCGGAGAAGACCGCCACCTGGTCCCCTCGCCGCGGGTCGCCACCTACGACCAGGCCCCGGCGATGTCAGCGGAACAGCTGACCGACAACTGCATCTCCGCCATCAACAAGGGGATCTATTCCCTGGTGGTGATCAACTATGCCAACCCCGACATGGTCGGCCACACCGGCGCGATGGAGGCCACCGTGGAAGCCATCGGTGCCGTCGACCAGAGCGTCGGCCGCCTGCTGGAGGCCACCAACCGCATGGGCGGCACCCTGATCGTCACCGCGGACCACGGCAATGCCGAGCTGATGGAAGGCCCCGATGGCCTGCCCTGGACCGCCCACACCACCAACCCCGTGCCGGTGATCTTGGTGGAGGGTGAAAAGCGCAAGATCCCTGGCCATGGCACCGCCGTGGAACTGCGCAGTGGCGGTGGACTGGCCGATGTGGCCCCGACCCTGTTGGAGATCCTGGGGTTGGAGCAGCCAAGCCGGATGACTGGCACCTCCTTGATCACACCCCTGGGTAGCCCATCTCAGCCCAGCCGCATCCCTCAGACCCTCGGCGTCTAG
- a CDS encoding ammonium transporter translates to MLIAALTVPALQLLAGAFLPAQAAEAALSSSDNTLLLISAAMVLLMTPGLAFFYGGFVKGRNVLNTMAMSFVMMGIATLVWASFGFSLAFADGGVAQAVVGNPFTFALLERLPEVWDGLAVPGLTFALFQGMFAIITPALISGALVERISFRFWCLFTPIWLLLVYSPLAHMVWGGGFLGKDLDFAGGTVVHISSGVSALVLAGLIGARRQWPKAIRPPHDVTQILLGTGLLWFGWFGFNGGSQLAVGGAEIPFTTTHVAAAAGLVAWSLVETWRDGKPTAVGLATGAVAGLVGVTPAAGFVTIGSAMAIGAITAVLCAASVQLKVKLRFDDSLDTYAVHGVGGTAGALLTGVFANAELISSHPAGQVLAEQGRGALVLGQLQAVLVAYGLAAIGTLLIAGVLRGLGVQFRVSETAENLGVDVAEHGEEAYAERVGSPQLF, encoded by the coding sequence TTGCTGATCGCTGCCCTCACTGTCCCTGCGCTTCAGTTGCTGGCGGGTGCCTTTCTTCCGGCTCAGGCTGCGGAGGCGGCGCTCTCTAGTTCCGATAACACCCTGCTGCTGATCTCAGCGGCGATGGTCCTGTTGATGACCCCTGGCCTGGCCTTCTTTTATGGCGGCTTTGTCAAGGGGCGCAATGTCCTCAACACGATGGCGATGAGCTTCGTGATGATGGGCATCGCCACCTTGGTCTGGGCCAGCTTTGGCTTCAGCCTGGCTTTCGCCGATGGTGGGGTGGCCCAGGCAGTGGTGGGTAACCCCTTCACCTTTGCTCTTCTGGAGCGTCTTCCTGAGGTCTGGGACGGTTTGGCTGTTCCCGGTCTGACCTTTGCCCTGTTCCAGGGGATGTTCGCGATCATCACGCCGGCCCTGATCTCCGGCGCCCTGGTGGAGCGCATCAGCTTCCGCTTCTGGTGTCTCTTCACGCCGATCTGGCTGCTGCTGGTGTATTCCCCTCTGGCCCACATGGTCTGGGGCGGCGGCTTCCTGGGCAAAGACCTGGACTTCGCGGGTGGCACGGTCGTGCACATCAGCTCCGGTGTCTCGGCTTTGGTGCTGGCGGGGTTGATCGGTGCTCGCCGCCAGTGGCCCAAAGCGATTCGCCCTCCCCATGACGTGACCCAGATCCTGCTGGGCACCGGACTTCTCTGGTTTGGTTGGTTCGGCTTCAACGGCGGCAGCCAGCTGGCTGTCGGCGGTGCGGAGATTCCATTCACCACGACCCATGTGGCCGCCGCTGCTGGTTTGGTGGCCTGGTCCCTGGTGGAAACCTGGCGCGATGGCAAGCCCACCGCCGTGGGACTGGCCACCGGTGCTGTGGCTGGTCTGGTGGGTGTGACCCCCGCCGCTGGTTTTGTGACCATTGGCTCGGCCATGGCGATCGGTGCGATCACCGCGGTCCTCTGCGCGGCCTCGGTGCAGCTCAAGGTGAAGCTGCGCTTTGACGATTCTCTCGACACCTACGCGGTCCACGGCGTGGGCGGCACCGCCGGTGCTCTGCTCACGGGTGTCTTCGCCAACGCGGAGCTGATCTCTTCCCATCCTGCCGGGCAGGTCTTGGCCGAACAGGGCCGTGGAGCCCTGGTGCTTGGCCAGCTCCAGGCGGTGCTGGTGGCCTATGGCCTGGCGGCCATCGGCACCCTGCTCATTGCTGGAGTTCTGCGTGGCCTCGGTGTTCAATTCCGGGTGAGCGAAACCGCCGAGAACCTCGGCGTTGACGTCGCTGAACACGGCGAAGAGGCCTACGCCGAGCGGGTTGGTTCCCCTCAGCTGTTCTGA
- a CDS encoding MscL family protein, with protein sequence MLAFRRWLREFTEFFFQKGNALNLAIAVVVGTQFQQIVDALTKDLLMPLVNPLIRNGGWEKWVIPYAGGQLLIGQALNVLLNSLIVGWVLFFIVKAINRSQRVATAGVDRLRAQQGDGKEV encoded by the coding sequence ATGCTCGCTTTTCGTCGCTGGTTGCGTGAATTCACGGAGTTCTTCTTTCAGAAGGGCAATGCCCTGAATCTGGCCATCGCGGTGGTTGTGGGCACGCAGTTTCAGCAGATCGTCGATGCGCTCACGAAAGATCTCTTGATGCCCTTGGTGAATCCATTGATTCGCAATGGCGGCTGGGAGAAATGGGTCATCCCCTATGCGGGGGGACAGCTCCTGATTGGTCAGGCGCTGAATGTTCTGCTCAATTCCCTGATTGTGGGATGGGTCCTGTTCTTCATTGTCAAAGCGATCAACCGCTCCCAGCGCGTCGCTACGGCAGGAGTGGATCGCCTGCGCGCTCAGCAAGGCGATGGGAAGGAGGTCTGA
- the secG gene encoding preprotein translocase subunit SecG: protein MIQTSLTWIWLSSGALLVITVLLHSPKGDGMGGLASSGSSMFSSARSAEATLNRITWTLLAIFMGLATALSAGWFKGL, encoded by the coding sequence ATGATTCAAACCTCCCTCACCTGGATCTGGCTCAGCAGTGGTGCACTGCTGGTCATCACCGTGCTCCTTCACAGCCCCAAGGGTGATGGCATGGGGGGACTGGCCTCGAGCGGCAGTTCCATGTTCAGCAGCGCGCGCAGCGCTGAGGCAACCCTGAATCGCATCACCTGGACCCTGCTGGCGATCTTCATGGGACTGGCCACGGCCCTCAGTGCCGGCTGGTTCAAAGGCCTCTAA
- the atpC gene encoding ATP synthase F1 subunit epsilon: protein MSLTLRVLAPDQSVFDGPADEVILPSTTGQLGILPGHVSLLTALDYGVLRVRENNDWKAIALQGGFAEIEADEVTVLVNTAELGSSINADEANKELEAATAAATKFEGQAASTEKLKAQQALSRARARVQAATINN from the coding sequence ATGTCTCTCACCCTCCGCGTTCTGGCCCCAGACCAGAGCGTCTTCGACGGCCCCGCCGACGAAGTCATCCTTCCTTCCACCACAGGCCAACTGGGCATTCTTCCCGGTCACGTCTCCCTGCTCACCGCCCTCGACTACGGGGTGCTTCGGGTTCGCGAGAACAACGACTGGAAAGCCATTGCTCTCCAAGGTGGTTTTGCTGAGATCGAAGCGGATGAAGTCACCGTTCTGGTGAACACCGCTGAACTCGGCAGCTCCATCAATGCTGATGAAGCCAACAAAGAACTGGAAGCGGCCACCGCCGCCGCGACCAAGTTCGAAGGTCAAGCCGCAAGCACTGAAAAGCTGAAGGCCCAACAGGCCCTCTCCCGAGCCCGCGCTCGGGTTCAAGCTGCAACGATCAACAACTGA
- a CDS encoding ferredoxin-thioredoxin reductase variable chain, with protein sequence MQAGDQVTVSQSVVVFHHPQHRGQAFDLKGQQGEVFQVLNDYKGRTISPTMPVIVAFGKFRAHFRADELEAVA encoded by the coding sequence ATGCAGGCAGGAGATCAAGTCACGGTCAGCCAGAGCGTTGTGGTCTTCCACCACCCTCAGCACCGCGGCCAGGCCTTCGATCTCAAGGGCCAGCAGGGCGAAGTCTTCCAGGTGCTGAACGATTACAAGGGCCGCACCATCAGCCCGACCATGCCCGTGATCGTGGCCTTCGGGAAGTTCCGCGCCCACTTCCGCGCCGACGAACTCGAGGCGGTGGCCTGA